In the genome of Helicovermis profundi, the window AGATTCTAGTCGTATGTATATGATAGGTGAAGTAAGTGAAGAAGCTAGGCGACTTGTTGAAGAAACATATGAATGTATGATGATTGGTATAGGTGAAGTTAAACCATATAATACAATATCAAATATTGGAAAAGCTATCGAAAAATATGCTATAAAAAAAGGCTATTCAGTAGTCGAAGCATTAGGAGGTCATGGAATAGGAGTTAAATTTCATGAAGAACCATTTATAAATCATTTTGAAACGGACGAACTTGGAATGATTATGGTTCCTGGAATGATGTTTACTATTGAACCTATGATTAATGAGGGAAGTTTTGATGTTAAGATGTTAGATGATGGGTGGACAATTAAAACTATTGATGGTTCTTTATCCGCTCAATGGGAGCATACAATTTTAGTTACTGAAGAAGGATACGAAATATTGACATTGTTAGACTGATAGTAAGTGCTATAAAATTGAATATTTTATATGAGTAATTCTATTACTTATAAAATAAAAAAAAAACGACCTTATAAAATTAATTTTTTAGAGGTCGCTTATATATTAAAATCTATTTTTCTCTTAATTCTTCTCTAGTTAATGAGAAATTAC includes:
- the map gene encoding type I methionyl aminopeptidase — protein: MRLRNDLCWCGSGKKYKKCHLHMDEKLKILSKEGYEIPDHRIIYSDEIIEGVRKSSEITKGIFKYLEDKIVAGIKTSDIDRWVHDYTVERNALPATLGYNGFTKSCCTSVNDVVCHGIPSDEVLKDGDIINIDLTTNLDGYFSDSSRMYMIGEVSEEARRLVEETYECMMIGIGEVKPYNTISNIGKAIEKYAIKKGYSVVEALGGHGIGVKFHEEPFINHFETDELGMIMVPGMMFTIEPMINEGSFDVKMLDDGWTIKTIDGSLSAQWEHTILVTEEGYEILTLLD